The proteins below come from a single Thunnus thynnus chromosome 10, fThuThy2.1, whole genome shotgun sequence genomic window:
- the LOC137190885 gene encoding fucolectin-1-like, protein MEQPNPWWRVDLLESYIVTSVVITNRRDCCADKIDGAEIHIGNSLQDNGATNPVVGVISKISAWDSFNLTFSNRVQGRYVTVLLPGSQRTLTLCEVEVYGYRAPTGENLALQGKASQSTLYSYLGDAYHAIDGNPDSNYADGSCTFTTYIPSPWWRLDLRKTYKVFSVKIVTEDYYSYTLNGAEIRIGDSIVNNGNSNPRCAVIPETPGGFVLTLDCNGMDGRYVNIIIPNRTDYLVLCEVEVYGSRLD, encoded by the exons ATGGAACAGCCCAACCCCTGGTGGAGGGTGGACCTGCTGGAGTCCTACATCGTCACCTCTGTCGTCATCACCAACAGAAGAGACTGCTGTGCAGACAAGATTGATGGAGCAGAGATTCACATCGGCAACTCTTTACAAGATAATGGTGCCACAAACCCAGT gGTTGGTGTAATTTCTAAAATCTCTGCTTGGGATTCATTCAATCTGACTTTCAGTAATCGTGTGCAGGGACGTTATGTGACTGTGCTTCTACCTGGTTCACAAAGGACTCTAACACTCTGCGAAGTGGAGGTTTATGGGTACCGTGCCCCAACTG GAGAGAACCTGGCACTTCAAGGAAAAGCCTCACAGTCAACATTGTATTCATATCTTGGCGATGCATATCATGCTATAGATGGGAATCCTGACAGCAACTATGCAGATGGCTCCTGCACTTTCACAACATACATACCCAGTCCCTGGTGGCGACTGGACCTGCGGAAAACCtataaagtgttttctgttaagATAGTCACAGAAGATTATTACTCATATACACTCAATGGAGCTGAGATCCGCATCGGAGATTCTATTGTGAACAATGGCAACAGCAATCCCAG GTGTGCTGTGATCCCAGAAACCCCTGGAGGTTTTGTCCTAACGTTGGACTGTAACGGGATGGACGGTCGCTACGTTAACATAATCATTCCTAATAGAACGGACTACCTGGTCCTGTGTGAGGTGGAGGTGTATGGCTCTAGACTGGATTAG
- the LOC137190881 gene encoding fucolectin-6-like, whose protein sequence is MSRTMRRSVLLLLLFLGTCSASTYQNVALRGKATQSYRYQGSPWYVFGAASNAIDGNRESDYMAGSCSHTEKQTNPWWRVDLMESYVVTSVIITNRRDCCPDRINGAVIHIGNSLQDNGAANPVVGVIPSIPAGRSYTVTVTKHVEGRYVTVVLPGQGRMLTLCEVEVYGYRAPTGENLALQGKATQSSLYPSGIAYNAIDGNRANNWEEASCSHTNYNFGPWWRLDLQKTHKVFSVKITNRDTQAQRLNGAEIRIGDSTANNGNNNPRCAVITHIPEGSTQTFQCNGMDGRYVNIVIPGRAEYLTLCEVEVYGSRLD, encoded by the exons AACAATGAGACGTTCAgttctgctgttgctgctcttcCTGGGGACGTGCTCGGCTTCTACCTATC aaaatgtGGCCTTGCGTGGAAAAGCAACTCAGTCATACCGCTACCAGGGATCGCCTTGGTATGTTTTTGGAGCTGCTTCCAATGCCATTGATGGAAACCGTGAATCTGATTACATGGCCGGTTCATGCAGCCACACTGAAAAACAGACCAACCCCTGGTGGAGGGTGGACCTGATGGAGTCCTACGTGGTCACCTCTGTCATCATCACCAACAGGAGAGACTGCTGTCCAGACAGGATCAATGGGGCAGTGATTCACATCGGCAACTCTTTACAAGACAATGGTGCTGCAAACCCAGT ggTTGGTGTAATTCCTAGTATCCCAGCAGGCAGGTCTTATACAGTAACTGTTACAAAACATGTGGAGGGACGTTATGTGACTGTGGTTTTACCTGGTCAAGGAAGGATGCTCACACTCTGTGAAGTCGAAGTCTACGGGTACCGTGCCCCAACTG GAGAGAACCTGGCACTCCAAGGAAAAGCCACACAGTCATCACTGTATCCATCTGGCATAGCATATAATGCTATAGATGGGAATCGTGCCAACAATTGGGAAGAGGCTTCTTGCTCTCACACAAACTACAACTTCGGTCCCTGGTGGCGTCTGGACCTACAGAAAACCcataaagtgttttctgttaagATAACCAACAGAGATACACAAGCACAACGACTCAATGGAGCTGAGATCCGCATTGGAGATTCTACTgcaaacaatggcaacaacaaTCCCAG GTGTGCTGTGATCACACACATCCCTGAAGGTTCTACCCAAACGTTCCAGTGTAATGGGATGGACGGCCGCTATGTTAACATAGTCATTCCTGGAAGAGCCGAGTACCTGACCCTGTGTGAGGTGGAGGTGTATGGCTCTAGACTGGATTAG